Proteins encoded within one genomic window of candidate division WOR-3 bacterium:
- a CDS encoding lamin tail domain-containing protein, whose protein sequence is MSILLFFVFVYPVITEVMLDPLGPETGSLSPGDRNEFIEIYNPDDDTVDMGLFKLRDNAEFDSIVPFTEVLQFYPRVKATTRVPPKSYGVILDREYIVEGENYLPYSLPGGISVMTTKDTDLGNGLSSNDTLCLIDRSGNVVSSFGLGSGFPLRLKDGVSFERKYYWGPDNADNWRYCNEAGGNTCGRENSVSKPFNLKMVEVKVERSGDCELAFVVSITNTGTEFLSAVKLNYEIHGALPSSEEERSVSLFPDSTTSVKIGPFLIPQGTYPAWLRVGIQDIYFDSTFLQVFSGRPPVVINEIMYNGDMEWVELYNVSNSPISLRGYCVGDPVKRSESAPEITLMPDSYFVFSSAILNISNSTVLKNFPPLNNTGDTVFLYDSYGQIVDVVPYSARWGGSYNVSLERLSPFLPSNSQYNWISSKEGNTMGRKNSIQILPPSGGTLLSLSSKALSPSRGVPAIAVKVEFPEFPVYATCELYRLDGKKVQTFFSEKLLEDGKLDFTINPYADGVELDEGMYILFVKGRTLQGKLFSKKEVIGILR, encoded by the coding sequence ATGAGTATTTTATTATTTTTCGTCTTTGTTTATCCTGTTATTACCGAGGTTATGCTGGACCCACTGGGTCCGGAGACGGGCTCTTTATCCCCCGGCGACCGTAATGAGTTTATAGAGATTTATAACCCTGATGATGATACCGTTGATATGGGACTTTTTAAACTCAGGGATAATGCCGAGTTCGATAGCATCGTTCCTTTTACGGAAGTCCTTCAATTTTATCCGAGGGTGAAAGCCACCACAAGAGTACCGCCGAAGTCCTACGGAGTCATTTTAGACAGAGAGTACATTGTAGAGGGAGAGAATTATTTGCCCTATTCGCTCCCCGGTGGAATTTCAGTGATGACAACTAAGGATACAGACTTGGGAAATGGCCTCTCTTCTAATGATACGTTATGTCTTATAGATAGAAGCGGCAACGTTGTTTCATCCTTTGGATTGGGAAGTGGATTTCCTCTGAGATTAAAGGATGGGGTGAGTTTTGAACGGAAATATTATTGGGGACCGGATAATGCGGACAACTGGAGGTATTGTAACGAAGCAGGTGGCAATACCTGTGGAAGGGAGAATTCTGTTTCAAAACCCTTTAACTTGAAAATGGTGGAAGTGAAGGTTGAAAGGAGTGGGGATTGCGAGCTGGCTTTTGTTGTAAGCATAACAAACACAGGTACTGAATTTTTAAGTGCTGTGAAGTTAAATTACGAAATTCATGGGGCCTTGCCATCTTCTGAAGAGGAGAGGAGTGTATCCCTTTTTCCCGATTCTACTACCTCTGTTAAAATTGGACCTTTTCTAATACCTCAGGGCACCTATCCTGCCTGGTTACGTGTTGGAATTCAGGATATCTACTTTGATTCGACTTTTTTGCAGGTTTTTTCAGGAAGGCCACCGGTAGTAATAAACGAAATTATGTATAACGGAGATATGGAGTGGGTTGAGCTTTACAATGTTTCAAATAGTCCGATTTCTTTGAGGGGATATTGCGTTGGCGACCCTGTGAAAAGATCAGAATCTGCACCCGAAATCACCCTTATGCCAGATTCCTACTTTGTTTTTTCTTCAGCAATCCTCAATATTTCAAATAGCACGGTGCTTAAGAATTTCCCTCCCCTTAACAATACTGGAGATACTGTCTTTCTATACGATTCCTACGGTCAGATCGTAGATGTGGTACCCTATTCCGCCCGCTGGGGAGGGTCTTACAACGTTTCCTTAGAAAGACTTTCACCTTTCTTGCCGTCAAACTCTCAATACAATTGGATTTCATCGAAGGAAGGTAACACCATGGGGAGAAAGAATTCAATCCAGATTTTACCACCATCGGGGGGAACTCTTCTTTCCCTTTCTTCGAAAGCCCTTTCGCCCTCGAGGGGTGTTCCGGCTATTGCGGTTAAAGTGGAATTTCCTGAATTTCCCGTTTATGCAACCTGTGAACTTTACCGATTAGATGGAAAGAAGGTCCAGACCTTTTTCAGCGAAAAACTTCTGGAGGATGGTAAGTTGGACTTTACGATTAATCCATACGCTGATGGTGTTGAACTTGATGAGGGGATGTACATCCTGTTTGTGAAGGGTCGAACTCTTCAAGGAAAGCTCTTTTCGAAGAAAGAGGTGATAGGAATTTTAAGATAG
- the dtd gene encoding D-aminoacyl-tRNA deacylase: protein MRVVIQRVKTAEVWVEGNYVSGIESGLLLLVGFGKGDSEEKISKAVKKILELRIFEDENGKMNLSVKDLGLGILVVPNFTLEGDIEKGRRPSFDNCMEPEKARLFFEKFCEKLEEERIRVSKGIFQAKMEVKLINYGPVTFVLDL, encoded by the coding sequence ATGAGGGTGGTAATTCAAAGGGTTAAGACGGCGGAAGTCTGGGTTGAGGGGAATTATGTATCCGGGATAGAGTCTGGACTTTTGCTCCTTGTTGGGTTCGGGAAAGGGGATAGTGAAGAGAAGATTTCCAAAGCTGTTAAGAAAATATTAGAACTGAGAATTTTTGAAGACGAAAACGGGAAGATGAACCTGTCGGTAAAGGATCTCGGCCTTGGGATTCTTGTAGTGCCCAATTTTACCCTCGAGGGGGACATAGAAAAAGGCAGACGCCCATCCTTTGATAATTGTATGGAACCGGAGAAGGCGCGTCTGTTTTTCGAAAAGTTTTGTGAGAAATTAGAGGAAGAGAGAATTAGAGTTTCCAAAGGCATTTTTCAGGCAAAAATGGAAGTGAAGTTGATCAATTACGGCCCCGTAACCTTCGTGCTTGATTTATGA
- a CDS encoding heavy-metal-associated domain-containing protein, with amino-acid sequence MARYKVYIPAIHCNHCKMRITEALKEIGEKKFEIDVEKKLLFIETANFDKVREKLEEIDYPPERVEEV; translated from the coding sequence ATGGCAAGGTACAAAGTATATATTCCAGCCATTCATTGTAATCATTGCAAGATGAGAATTACGGAGGCCCTGAAAGAGATCGGTGAAAAGAAATTTGAGATCGATGTTGAAAAGAAATTACTTTTTATAGAGACGGCAAATTTTGATAAGGTTAGAGAGAAGTTAGAAGAGATTGATTATCCTCCGGAAAGGGTCGAGGAAGTTTAA